From Myxocyprinus asiaticus isolate MX2 ecotype Aquarium Trade chromosome 25, UBuf_Myxa_2, whole genome shotgun sequence, one genomic window encodes:
- the LOC127416116 gene encoding vesicle-associated membrane protein 4-like isoform X2: MPPKFKRHLNDDEVTGSVRSERRTLLEEDSDEEEDFFLRGPTGPRFGAQNDKIRQVQSQVDEVIDVMQENISKVIERGERLEDLQDKSESLSDNASAFSSRAKQIHRRMWWRDKKVTMIVVLVVVILLLIIIVPVILRYR, translated from the exons ATGCCTCCAAAATTCAAACGGCATCTGAACGATGATGAGGTCACCGGCTCTGTTCGCAGTGAGAGG AGAACCCTACTGGAGGAAGACTCTGATGAAGAGGAAGACTTTTTCCT GAGAGGACCGACAGGACCAAGATTTGGTGCCCAAAATGATAAAATTAGAca AGTGCAGTCTCAGGTTGATGAAGTCATTGACGTCATGCAGGAGAACATCTCCAAAGTGATTGAACGAGGGGAACGTCTGGAAGACCTGCAGGACAAATCTG AAAGCCTATCGGACAATGCGTCGGCATTCAGCAGTAGAGCCAAGCAGATCCACAGGAGGATGTGGTGGAGAGACAAGAAG GTGACAATGATCGTGGTGCTGGTGGTGGTCATTCTCCTACTTATCATTATcg TTCCTGTGATCCTGCGGTATCGCTAG
- the LOC127416116 gene encoding vesicle-associated membrane protein 4-like isoform X1, which produces MSEPEREEQLDPTMPPKFKRHLNDDEVTGSVRSERRTLLEEDSDEEEDFFLRGPTGPRFGAQNDKIRQVQSQVDEVIDVMQENISKVIERGERLEDLQDKSESLSDNASAFSSRAKQIHRRMWWRDKKVTMIVVLVVVILLLIIIVPVILRYR; this is translated from the exons ATG AGTGAGCCAGAGAGGGAGGAGCAGCTCGACCCCACCATGCCTCCAAAATTCAAACGGCATCTGAACGATGATGAGGTCACCGGCTCTGTTCGCAGTGAGAGG AGAACCCTACTGGAGGAAGACTCTGATGAAGAGGAAGACTTTTTCCT GAGAGGACCGACAGGACCAAGATTTGGTGCCCAAAATGATAAAATTAGAca AGTGCAGTCTCAGGTTGATGAAGTCATTGACGTCATGCAGGAGAACATCTCCAAAGTGATTGAACGAGGGGAACGTCTGGAAGACCTGCAGGACAAATCTG AAAGCCTATCGGACAATGCGTCGGCATTCAGCAGTAGAGCCAAGCAGATCCACAGGAGGATGTGGTGGAGAGACAAGAAG GTGACAATGATCGTGGTGCTGGTGGTGGTCATTCTCCTACTTATCATTATcg TTCCTGTGATCCTGCGGTATCGCTAG